A single Nostoc sp. PCC 7107 DNA region contains:
- a CDS encoding DUF5674 family protein, translating to MILLLRDGCANVLDERATPKQLEQMLQQHKFNIKTAVDIEWRVLVGGGGLHADCEEKLLDDGSRQQVIWAASFMPLTQKIIYDSMVNLRPRQNRSMEILDPNIRERVAQIIVEFLGNL from the coding sequence ATGATTCTGTTGTTACGCGATGGCTGCGCCAACGTCTTGGACGAACGCGCCACACCTAAACAACTTGAACAGATGCTGCAACAGCACAAATTCAATATCAAAACTGCTGTTGATATTGAATGGCGGGTACTGGTTGGTGGAGGTGGTCTGCACGCTGATTGTGAAGAAAAATTGCTAGATGATGGTAGTAGGCAGCAAGTTATTTGGGCTGCCAGCTTTATGCCTTTAACCCAAAAAATTATCTATGATTCTATGGTTAATCTTCGTCCTCGGCAAAATCGCTCAATGGAGATTTTAGACCCTAATATTAGAGAAAGAGTCGCTCAAATTATTGTCGAATTCCTAGGAAATCTATGA
- a CDS encoding iron uptake porin, which produces MSHLLWKTLVLSPVCLGVAVLFSAKVVAAEIETESPTPQQQLISQAKTEENQVLEQVNQYSLDGKNQNSLSQVTSVSQFSDVQPTDWAFQALQSLVERYGCIAGYPNGTYRGNRALTRYEFAAGLNACLDRVNELIATATADLVTKQDLATLQRLQEEFSAELATLRGRVDALEARTAELEANQFSTTTKLVGEAVFAVTDSFGDNDNNNTVFQDRVRLDFQTSFTGKDILHTRIATGNASVLPLANDTYEGTQTFNVFLGSNNSAFIDWLAYYFPVGNSQIYVAATGGIHSDYVPTVNPYFEDFDGGNGALSTFASESPIYRIGGGAGAALNLAFGGSGTFKPSLTLGYLASEPNNPNSGSGLFNGNYAALAQLNLNVGDRLTLAATYVNGYHGAGSALFDFGSVSTGVVGTRQANRQDFDGSGSAFVSNSYGFEAAFKPSDKLSISGFVLYSQVTGFGANDDDDIWSYGLGVALPDLGKKGNVLGIFGGAQPYAGSGNNNTPYHIEGFYKYRVSDNISITPGVIWLTNPGQTSDDAIIGTLRTTFVF; this is translated from the coding sequence ATGTCTCATTTATTGTGGAAAACACTAGTGTTATCTCCAGTATGCTTAGGCGTAGCTGTTTTATTTTCCGCGAAGGTAGTAGCAGCTGAGATTGAAACCGAGTCACCAACACCTCAACAACAGTTAATTTCTCAAGCCAAAACTGAAGAAAATCAAGTTTTAGAACAAGTCAACCAATATAGTCTTGACGGTAAAAACCAAAATTCTTTATCTCAAGTCACATCAGTTTCGCAGTTTTCCGATGTACAGCCCACAGATTGGGCATTTCAAGCATTGCAATCTTTAGTTGAACGCTACGGATGTATTGCTGGTTATCCTAACGGCACTTATCGCGGTAATCGTGCTTTGACACGTTATGAATTCGCCGCCGGGTTAAACGCTTGTTTAGATAGAGTTAATGAACTGATTGCGACAGCAACGGCTGACTTAGTAACAAAACAAGACTTAGCTACCCTTCAGCGTTTGCAAGAAGAATTTTCCGCAGAATTGGCAACTTTACGCGGCAGAGTAGATGCACTAGAAGCACGCACCGCCGAATTGGAGGCCAATCAATTTTCTACCACTACCAAACTTGTTGGTGAGGCTGTTTTTGCTGTCACCGATAGCTTTGGCGACAACGACAACAATAACACCGTTTTCCAAGATAGGGTGCGTCTCGATTTTCAAACCAGCTTTACTGGTAAAGATATCCTACATACCCGGATTGCCACTGGTAATGCCAGTGTTTTACCTTTAGCAAACGACACTTACGAAGGAACGCAAACATTTAACGTGTTCCTCGGTAGCAACAATAGCGCGTTTATCGATTGGTTAGCTTATTACTTCCCTGTCGGTAACTCGCAAATTTACGTTGCAGCTACTGGCGGTATTCATAGCGATTACGTTCCTACCGTTAACCCCTACTTTGAAGATTTTGACGGTGGTAATGGTGCTTTATCTACCTTTGCTTCGGAAAGTCCAATTTATCGCATCGGTGGCGGTGCAGGTGCGGCGCTAAACTTAGCTTTTGGTGGTAGTGGAACTTTTAAACCTTCTTTAACTTTGGGTTATTTGGCATCTGAACCAAATAATCCCAATTCGGGTTCAGGTTTATTTAATGGTAACTATGCAGCCTTAGCACAATTAAACTTGAATGTGGGCGATCGCCTGACCTTAGCTGCCACCTACGTTAACGGGTATCATGGTGCAGGTAGCGCCTTATTTGATTTCGGCTCAGTATCCACTGGTGTTGTTGGTACTCGACAAGCTAACCGCCAAGACTTTGATGGTAGCGGTAGCGCCTTTGTCAGTAATTCCTATGGTTTTGAAGCAGCTTTCAAACCTAGCGATAAACTTTCCATTAGTGGTTTTGTGCTGTACAGCCAAGTGACAGGCTTTGGCGCTAATGATGATGATGATATTTGGAGTTATGGATTAGGTGTAGCTCTACCTGATTTAGGTAAAAAAGGCAATGTTTTAGGTATTTTTGGCGGTGCTCAACCTTATGCTGGGAGTGGTAATAACAACACTCCATACCACATTGAAGGTTTCTATAAATACCGAGTTAGCGATAACATTTCCATTACACCTGGTGTGATTTGGTTAACTAATCCTGGTCAAACTTCTGATGATGCCATCATCGGTACTTTAAGAACCACCTTTGTTTTCTAA
- a CDS encoding ABC transporter ATP-binding protein yields the protein MAQVILENVYKSFPPRKGESNAAQERADNLNVLRRINLTIADGEFMVLVGPSGCGKSTLLRLIAGLETLTGGNILVGDRLINDLPPKERDIAMVFQNYALYPHMTVYDNIAFGLRRREQGSRGEKMPNWAENLLVGGTKKLPKGLRYVSPKERLIETQVRSVAQLLQIEMLLNRLPKQLSGGQRQRVALGRAIARDPQVFLMDEPLSNLDAKLRAETRAQIVKLQRQLGTTTIYVTHDQTEAMTMGDRIAIMNQGQIQQLASPLELYNRPANRFVAEFIGSPPMNFIPVEFHAPLLITHSLFRFTLPETWGKALQKYDKQTLILGIRPEHLNLSLPATKNLPVKVDLVENLGNDAFLSVRLTEPDSPVASSAPYLQVRVPTDRQLSVGEQLWLSINPEKIHFFDPETDLAIFSTNNS from the coding sequence GTGGCACAAGTAATTTTAGAAAACGTTTATAAAAGTTTCCCCCCTCGTAAGGGCGAAAGTAATGCAGCCCAAGAACGTGCAGATAATCTTAATGTTTTGCGACGCATTAACCTGACTATCGCCGATGGTGAGTTTATGGTGCTGGTGGGGCCTTCTGGCTGTGGTAAAAGTACCCTATTGCGGTTAATTGCTGGCTTGGAAACGCTGACTGGTGGCAATATTTTAGTAGGCGATCGCTTAATCAATGATCTACCACCCAAAGAACGAGACATTGCAATGGTGTTTCAAAATTACGCCCTCTATCCCCACATGACGGTGTATGACAACATTGCTTTTGGGTTGCGTCGGAGGGAACAGGGAAGCCGGGGAGAGAAAATGCCTAATTGGGCGGAAAATCTTTTGGTGGGGGGAACGAAGAAATTACCTAAAGGGCTGCGTTATGTTTCGCCAAAAGAAAGATTAATTGAGACACAGGTGCGGTCTGTGGCGCAGTTGTTACAAATTGAAATGCTGCTGAATCGCTTACCCAAACAACTTTCTGGGGGACAAAGACAACGGGTTGCATTAGGAAGAGCGATCGCCCGTGATCCTCAAGTATTTTTAATGGATGAGCCATTATCTAACTTAGATGCCAAATTGCGGGCGGAAACTCGCGCTCAAATTGTCAAATTGCAGCGACAATTAGGCACAACAACGATTTATGTGACTCACGACCAAACAGAAGCAATGACAATGGGCGATCGCATCGCCATCATGAATCAAGGGCAAATTCAACAGCTTGCTTCTCCATTAGAACTCTATAACCGTCCAGCTAACCGCTTTGTGGCTGAATTTATTGGTTCACCACCGATGAATTTTATTCCTGTAGAATTTCATGCACCATTGTTAATTACCCATTCCCTATTTCGTTTCACACTCCCAGAAACTTGGGGAAAAGCACTGCAAAAATATGATAAACAAACTTTAATTTTAGGCATTCGTCCCGAACACTTAAACCTGAGTTTACCTGCGACTAAAAATCTGCCAGTAAAAGTAGACTTGGTAGAAAATCTGGGTAACGATGCTTTCTTGAGTGTCAGACTAACTGAACCAGACTCGCCAGTAGCTTCTAGTGCGCCTTACTTGCAAGTTAGAGTTCCCACAGACAGACAGCTAAGTGTTGGTGAACAATTATGGTTATCAATAAATCCCGAAAAAATTCACTTTTTTGACCCAGAAACGGATTTAGCTATATTCTCGACGAATAATTCTTAA
- a CDS encoding FAD-dependent oxidoreductase codes for MTNHLPTNPIPDSSVNPAHEIVDSQTTDCCIVGGGPGGAVLALLLARQGISVMLLEAHKDFDRDFRGDTIHPSVMQIMDELSLSDRLLQLPHTKIRQINVKTPEGSFTLADFSHLKTPYPYITMLPQVKFLEFITQEAQQYRHFQLVMGANVQELIEEDGTVKGVRYRGGGGWHEVRAMLTVGADGRHSRLRQMGGFESIETSPPMDILWFRLPRHPEDFEGGMGRFAPGHIVAMLDRGDEWQIAYVIPKGGYHQLRAAGLEELKKSVVEVMPELSDRLSSVQDWSQVAFLSVESSRVKRWYRSGLLLIGDAAHIMSPVGGVGINYAIQDAVVAANVLSKPLQRKHIELNDLAKVQRQRGLPTRIIQAFQTLIQKRVFAPVLSTNGTFQPPGFLRLPFLRDLPARLIALGVFPVHVK; via the coding sequence ATGACTAACCATCTACCGACAAATCCTATCCCAGACTCAAGTGTTAACCCAGCCCATGAGATTGTAGACTCACAAACCACCGATTGTTGCATTGTGGGTGGTGGCCCAGGCGGGGCTGTTTTAGCGTTGTTATTGGCGCGTCAAGGCATATCGGTGATGTTGCTAGAAGCGCATAAGGATTTTGACCGCGACTTTCGGGGAGACACAATTCATCCATCAGTCATGCAAATTATGGATGAATTGAGTTTAAGCGATCGCTTATTACAATTACCCCATACCAAAATACGCCAAATTAATGTCAAAACCCCAGAAGGTAGTTTTACTTTGGCAGATTTTAGCCACCTCAAAACACCTTATCCTTACATCACAATGTTGCCACAAGTGAAATTTCTGGAGTTTATCACCCAAGAAGCGCAACAATATCGTCATTTTCAGTTAGTTATGGGTGCGAATGTCCAAGAATTAATTGAGGAAGATGGCACAGTTAAAGGAGTCCGTTATCGCGGTGGGGGTGGTTGGCACGAAGTCCGCGCTATGCTCACAGTTGGTGCAGATGGTCGCCACTCACGGCTAAGACAGATGGGCGGATTTGAATCCATTGAAACTTCGCCACCGATGGATATACTTTGGTTTCGCTTACCCCGCCATCCCGAAGATTTTGAAGGCGGAATGGGGCGTTTTGCGCCTGGTCATATCGTAGCGATGCTTGACCGTGGTGATGAGTGGCAAATTGCTTATGTGATTCCCAAAGGAGGATATCATCAACTGCGGGCGGCGGGTTTGGAAGAGTTAAAAAAATCTGTAGTTGAAGTTATGCCAGAATTAAGCGATCGCCTATCTAGCGTTCAAGATTGGTCACAAGTCGCCTTTCTCTCAGTAGAATCAAGCCGTGTGAAGCGTTGGTATCGTTCGGGATTATTACTTATTGGTGATGCGGCTCATATTATGTCACCCGTTGGGGGAGTAGGGATTAACTACGCCATTCAAGATGCAGTCGTAGCCGCCAACGTTTTGAGTAAACCTCTACAACGCAAACACATAGAACTAAATGATTTAGCCAAAGTGCAGCGTCAACGAGGGTTACCCACACGCATCATCCAAGCATTTCAGACATTAATTCAAAAGCGAGTATTTGCCCCAGTACTATCTACTAATGGCACTTTTCAACCCCCAGGGTTTTTACGTTTGCCATTTTTGCGCGACTTACCCGCCAGATTGATTGCTTTGGGTGTGTTTCCTGTTCATGTTAAATAG